The Triticum aestivum cultivar Chinese Spring chromosome 3A, IWGSC CS RefSeq v2.1, whole genome shotgun sequence genome includes a region encoding these proteins:
- the LOC123060043 gene encoding uncharacterized protein: protein MALPTLPFNPSTPMGPGFPDSAILCRVARVSADRNATTAECRTEDGQAVEVSFWLVDPPGVSYFSVHCPGMKREYHAWLICAEDAFVLFSLKFWGPARFFVYTAGKQSLRLLPNPNHAYFGGQQFGLLPRGDADGEHYAVAFLDLKWNIQNDVCRFDAYVFSSETQAWTTRKARLSDPADKPLCCRHALFEQIRVGASALGWVDTRYGILLLDDLFGRHPVIKIIPLPVTTVGLPEPIMPYDYYCAPEYFYNVACCDDLIKFVHIKYDDPDAMTRGSGWKATMWNMKVSDQNWCERYTVDVAKISVDKSFSAKLPQLWDDETQQLQLKNLMFQGPILSMLNDDLLYMMAKVNDEDDTAWAITIDMKHAALKALAKFSVKPKQQLLTTLCFSCVFPKYLNIPPGTEMYDPMEMHFKRMSLAQFVMQVQQTREWFRELDLFLDCDLPTYKESKALLTECCPVSSLCVHIHALLKYATCTDEASNNMQHLLRAFEGFDMLLTESFNEEASDETLRSKIIVALPILDNLLQSMLPSVTPEERYQGVGIFEQYEKSGYMKKGHQSFGSNAEKVRHSKKRNRAKKRTHKQQQHIFKRNNFGGNVALNRWRYLGGCMLMSVGMLSLCWMAWKILQ, encoded by the exons ATGGCGCTCCCCACCTTGCCCTTCAATCCCTCAACCCCGATGGGCCCCGGGTTTCCCGACTCGGCCATCCTCTGCAGGGTGGCGCGTGTGTCGGCGGACCGGAACGCGACCACCGCCGAGTGCCGCACCGAGGACGGCCAAGCCGTGGAGGTGTCCTTCTGGCTCGTCGACCCGCCGGGCGTCTCCTACTTCTCCGTCCACTGCCCCGGCATGAAGCGCGAGTACCACGCCTGGCTCATCTGCGCCGAGGACGCCTTCGTCCTCTTCAGCCTCAAGTTCTGGGGCCCCGCCCGCTTCTTCGTCTACACGGCCGGGAAGCAGTCCCTGCGGCTGCTCCCAAACCCCAACCACGCCTACTTCGGCGGGCAGCAGTTTGGCCTCTTGCCCCGTGGCGACGCCGACGGCGAGCACTATGCCGTGGCCTTCCTCGACCTCAAGTGGAATATCCAAAACGATGTTTGCCGGTTTGATGCCTATGTCTTCTCGTCTGAAACGCAGGCATGGACGACCAGGAAGGCCCGCTTATCAGACCCTGCTGACAAGCCATTGTGTTGTCGACATGCCTTGTTCGAGCAGATCAGGGTTGGAGCAAGCGCGCTGGGCTGGGTTGATACCCGCTATGGCATTCTCCTTCTGGACGACCTGTTTGGCAGGCATCCTGTCATCAAGATAATCCCATTACCAGTGACAACCGTTGGCTTGCCCGAGCCAATCATGCCGTATGACTATTACTGTGCCCCTGAGTACTTTTACAATGTTGCCTGCTGCGATGATCTCATCAAATTCGTCCACATCAAATACGATGACCCTGATGCAATGACCAGAGGTTCAGGTTGGAAAGCCACAATGTGGAATATGAAGGTCTCTGACCAAAATTGGTGCGAGCGCTACACAGTTGATGTTGCCAAAATCTCGGTTGACAAAAGCTTTTCTGCTAAATTGCCTCAGCTGTGGGATGATGAGACTCAACAACTGCAGTTGAAGAACCTGATGTTCCAAGGCCCGATTCTGAGCATGCTCAATGACGATTTGCTTTACATGATGGCCAAGGTGAATGATGAAGACGACACAGCCTGGGCCATCACTATTGACATGAAACATGCAGCTCTCAAGGCACTGGCAAAGTTTTCTGTCAAACCGAAGCAACAACTCCTCACTACACTCTGCTTCTCATGTGTCTTCCCCAAGTACCTCAACATTCCCCCAG GGACAGAAATGTATGATCCCATGGAAATGCACTTTAAGAG GATGAGTTTGGCACAGTTTGTTATGCAAGTGCAGCAGACTCGAGAATGGTTCAGGGAACTTG ATCTATTCTTAGATTGTGACTTGCCAACTTACAAGGAATCCAAAGCACTGCTTACCGAGTGTTGCCCAGTATCCTCTTTGTGTGTACATATTCATGCG CTACTGAAATATGCTACATGCACTGATGAAGCCTCCAATAATATGCAACATCTCTTACG TGCATTTGAGGGTTTTGATATGCTGCTTACCGAGTCATTTAATGAGGAAGCAAGTGATGAGACCCTGAGGAGCAAAATCATTGTGGCCCTTCCAATTTTAGACAA TCTTCTGCAAAGTATGctaccatcagtgactcctgaagAAAGGTACCAAGGAGTAGGAATATTTGAACAATATGAGAAGTCAGGCTATATGAAGAAGGGCCACCAGTCGTTTGGCTCTAATGCTGAGAAGGTTCGCCACAGCAAGAAGCGAAACCGTGCTAAGAAAAGGACTCACAAGCAGCAGCAACATATTTTCAAGCGCAATAACTTTGGGGGGAATGTGGCCTTGAACCGCTGGCGGTACTTGGGCGGCTGCATGCTGATGTCTGTTGGTATGTTGTCACTTTGCTGGATGGCATGGAAGATCTTGCAGTAG